One window of Myxocyprinus asiaticus isolate MX2 ecotype Aquarium Trade chromosome 4, UBuf_Myxa_2, whole genome shotgun sequence genomic DNA carries:
- the LOC127439862 gene encoding frizzled-9-like yields the protein MPHCMKIVILLFQLVIAGSTLEIGAYDVERSRPAKCEPITIPMCQGIGYNMTRMPNFIKYESQEEARIKLNEFAPLIEYGCDVHLRFFLCSLYVPMCADQVSTTIPACRPMCEQARQRCSPIMEQFSFGWPDSLDCSKLPTNNDPNALCIEAPENDTQHESKKGEGMLPVPPRSRQPAAGSGRSTSSSRSCDNPEKFQYVEKSETCAPRCTPMVDVYWSRQDKDFAFIWMVVWSTLCFISTAFTVLTFLLDPQRFKYPERPIIFLSMCYNVYSVAFIIRLVSGAENIACDRENGELYIIQEGLESTGCTIVFLFLYYFGMASSIWWVILTLTWFLAAGRKWGHEAIEAHSSYFHMAAWGIPAVKTIVILTMRKVAGDELTGLCYVGSMDINALTGFVLIPLSCYLIAGTSFILTGFVALFHIRKIMKTGGTNTEKLEKLMVKIGVFSILYTVPATIVIICYFYERLNMEYWKFQALENKCTSFPGRRSEDCSLDSSVPTVAVFMLKMFMSLVVGITSGVWVWSTKTLQTWQGLCNRRLEGRTNRKPCSSVSCSSSHCHYKALAVTLHMNKTDVYTHSTTHV from the coding sequence ATGCCCCATTGCATGAAGATTGTCATTTTACTTTTCCAGCTTGTAATAGCTGGATCTACACTGGAGATTGGAGCATATGATGTTGAGCGGAGCCGACCTGCAAAATGTGAACCCATCACCATTCCCATGTGCCAGGGAATTGGCTACAACATGACAAGGATGCCCAACTTTATAAAATACGAAAGTCAAGAGGAAGCTAGAATTAAACTGAATGAATTCGCTCCTTTGATTGAGTATGGTTGTGATGTACACTTACGATTTTTCCTGTGCTCCCTATATGTGCCAATGTGCGCCGATCAAGTATCCACCACTATCCCAGCATGCCGTCCTATGTGTGAACAGGCAAGGCAGAGGTGTTCACCTATAATGGAACAATTCAGTTTTGGCTGGCCAGACTCTTTGGATTGCTCAAAGCTGCCAACCAACAATGACCCTAATGCACTGTGCATCGAAGCTCCTGAAAATGACACTCAACATGAGAGTAAGAAAGGGGAGGGCATGCTACCGGTTCCTCCACGGTCCAGGCAACCTGCAGCTGGGAGTGGACGCTCCACAAGCAGCTCAAGGTCCTGTGACAACCCGGAGAAGTTCCAGTATGTGGAGAAGAGCGAGACCTGCGCACCTCGATGCACCCCTATGGTGGATGTCTATTGGTCTAGACAGGATAAGGACTTTGCGTTCATTTGGATGGTCGTGTGGTCAACGCTTTGCTTCATTTCCACTGCTTTCACTGTTCTAACCTTCCTCCTTGACCCGCAACGCTTCAAGTATCCGGAGCGCCCCATCATCTTCCTCTCCATGTGCTATAATGTCTACTCAGTGGCCTTCATCATCCGCTTGGTGTCCGGGGCTGAGAATATTGCTTGCGATCGTGAAAATGGAGAGCTATACATTATCCAAGAGGGTTTGGAGAGCACGGGCTGCACCATTGTCTTCCTCTTCCTCTACTATTTTGGCATGGCCAGCTCTATCTGGTGGGTCATCCTCACCCTTACCTGGTTTCTTGCAGCTGGAAGGAAATGGGGTCATGAGGCTATTGAGGCACACAGCAGCTACTTCCATATGGCTGCCTGGGGTATACCTGCTGTGAAGACCATAGTCATCCTTACTATGAGGAAGGTGGCTGGGGATGAGTTGACGGGACTGTGTTATGTGGGTAGTATGGACATTAATGCTCTCACTGGCTTTGTTTTGATCCCTCTTTCCTGTTATCTCATTGCTGGGACCTCTTTTATCCTAACTGGCTTTGTGGCACTGTTCCATATCCGCAAGATCATGAAAACTGGCGGCACCAATACGGAAAAGCTTGAGAAGCTCATGGTTAAGATTGGAGTCTTCTCCATCCTATACACTGTGCCTGCTACAATTGTCATTATATGTTATTTCTATGAAAGACTCAATATGGAATACTGGAAGTTCCAAGCTTTGGAAAACAAGTGCACGTCTTTTCCGGGTCGCAGAAGTGAGGACTGCTCATTGGATTCCTCAGTGCCTACAGTAGCTGTTTTCATGCTAAAAATGTTTATGTCATTGGTGGTGGGCATCACCAGTGGAGTTTGGGTATGGAGCACTAAGACGCTGCAAACTTGGCAAGGGTTGTGTAATCGGAGGTTGGAGGGGCGGACGAATCGCAAGCCCTGCTCCAGTGTCAGCTGCAGTAGCTCCCACTGCCATTACAAAGC